One genomic region from Fictibacillus marinisediminis encodes:
- a CDS encoding transglutaminaseTgpA domain-containing protein, which produces MQAFKNNRPSPIYSLVLYALGFMLLWEWLRPLTQITSTEDTQVFVVFTAFLFIITYFKLPVWLSFPIKLIALLYAVHALYYPDVFLSFQWVPHLIGDLESNLMFIWNQEWTEMSSLSRSLLFFVLLWLVSYLMHYWLIQAKRIFLFLFITVLYITVLDTFTPYDAKMAIVRTVFIGLVLVGILRIMKIVETEGFSLMKGRFPIMWMVPLTVVIALSSTLGLLAPKASPQWPDPVPFIASMSDKGEEGSGINSKFARIGYGTNDSHLGGPFEFDYKEVFTATVKEKHYWRVETKDAYTGKGWENSFSPEFHALNPQSVEYTAPISSLIEPGGAQMMKEKATIKMAKTYPFILSPGVITSIQAKKNVNFMLDPLTGKIDTMSGGDPTRLKKYQMEYELPQYDEKKLQESSQSYPQYVTEYYLQLPKELPLRVKKLAASIVKNAENPYDKAKAVENYFSLNNFGYDTVDVREPKKNEDYVDKFLFDAKKGYCDNFSTSMIVLLRSVGIPARWVKGFTYGEYQETKNMNKTYKVTNANAHSWPEVYFSGVGWVPFEPTRGFSNPSQIEEEVKSAAASVAPPVKKKNKQEVQPDEKDQSASKGQNGDGILANLGKSLLYAIPLIFAAALLALVFRKKWLRQYYIWRFRRRKGTGTFADAYDRLLWLAQLYGLKKDPSDTLREYAVYVDRSLDTRDMRMLTSAYESQQYGKRQTADQWTDTNKELWENLIKKLRG; this is translated from the coding sequence GTGCAAGCATTTAAAAATAACCGGCCGTCGCCAATTTACTCTCTTGTTCTTTATGCTCTCGGGTTTATGCTCCTGTGGGAGTGGCTCAGGCCGCTGACCCAGATTACGTCCACTGAGGATACGCAGGTTTTTGTTGTGTTTACCGCGTTTTTGTTTATTATTACGTACTTCAAACTGCCGGTGTGGCTCTCATTCCCGATCAAGTTAATCGCCCTGCTGTATGCCGTCCATGCCCTGTATTATCCGGATGTTTTTCTATCATTCCAATGGGTTCCTCACCTGATCGGTGACCTGGAAAGTAATCTGATGTTCATCTGGAATCAGGAATGGACGGAAATGTCTTCGCTGAGCAGGTCTCTTTTGTTCTTTGTCCTGCTCTGGCTCGTGAGCTATCTCATGCATTACTGGCTCATTCAGGCGAAACGAATTTTTTTGTTCTTATTTATAACCGTTCTATATATCACGGTCCTTGATACGTTTACGCCGTATGATGCGAAGATGGCGATCGTGCGCACTGTGTTTATCGGGCTGGTTCTTGTCGGCATCTTAAGAATAATGAAAATCGTGGAGACCGAAGGATTTTCGCTCATGAAAGGACGGTTTCCCATCATGTGGATGGTGCCGCTCACCGTGGTCATCGCCCTGTCTTCCACGCTCGGCTTGCTTGCGCCTAAAGCATCTCCGCAATGGCCGGACCCGGTTCCTTTTATCGCGTCCATGTCGGATAAAGGTGAAGAAGGTTCAGGCATCAACAGCAAGTTTGCCCGAATCGGCTATGGCACGAATGACAGCCATCTTGGAGGGCCGTTCGAATTTGATTACAAAGAGGTTTTTACCGCGACCGTAAAAGAAAAGCATTACTGGCGGGTCGAAACGAAGGACGCCTATACCGGAAAAGGGTGGGAAAATTCTTTCTCCCCGGAATTTCATGCGCTAAACCCGCAATCGGTGGAGTATACTGCTCCAATCTCCAGTCTCATTGAACCGGGGGGAGCTCAGATGATGAAAGAGAAAGCCACCATCAAAATGGCGAAAACCTATCCGTTCATCCTTTCACCAGGCGTCATTACTTCCATTCAAGCCAAAAAAAATGTTAATTTTATGCTTGATCCGCTGACCGGAAAGATTGATACGATGAGCGGGGGCGATCCAACGAGACTAAAGAAATACCAAATGGAATATGAACTTCCGCAATACGATGAGAAAAAATTGCAGGAAAGCAGCCAGTCCTATCCGCAGTATGTGACCGAATACTATCTGCAGCTTCCAAAAGAGCTCCCTTTACGAGTCAAAAAACTGGCGGCATCTATCGTAAAGAATGCTGAAAATCCGTATGATAAAGCCAAGGCGGTAGAGAATTACTTTTCGCTGAATAACTTTGGATACGATACCGTCGATGTGAGAGAGCCAAAGAAAAACGAAGATTACGTGGATAAGTTTTTATTTGATGCGAAGAAGGGGTACTGCGATAACTTTTCGACATCCATGATCGTGCTGCTTCGGTCAGTCGGCATTCCTGCCCGCTGGGTGAAGGGCTTTACATACGGAGAGTATCAGGAAACGAAAAACATGAATAAGACGTATAAAGTTACGAATGCCAATGCCCACTCTTGGCCTGAGGTTTATTTTTCAGGAGTCGGCTGGGTGCCTTTTGAACCAACAAGAGGGTTTTCCAACCCAAGCCAGATTGAAGAGGAAGTGAAGAGCGCGGCGGCGTCAGTAGCCCCTCCTGTAAAGAAGAAAAACAAACAGGAAGTGCAGCCTGACGAGAAGGACCAATCGGCGAGCAAGGGACAAAATGGAGATGGAATTTTAGCCAACCTGGGCAAATCCTTGCTGTACGCGATTCCGCTTATCTTTGCAGCAGCACTCCTTGCTCTTGTGTTTCGGAAAAAATGGCTCCGTCAATATTACATCTGGAGATTCCGCAGGCGAAAAGGGACAGGAACATTTGCAGATGCGTATGACCGCTTGCTCTGGCTGGCCCAGCTTTACGGGTTGAAAAAGGATCCTTCCGATACACTCAGGGAATATGCGGTCTATGTTGACCGTTCGCTTGATACTCGGGATATGAGAATGCTGACTTCTGCTTATGAATCTCAGCAATATGGCAAAAGGCAGACTGCTGATCAATGGACAGATACCAACAAGGAATTGTGGGAAAATTTAATTAAAAAGCTGCGGGGTTGA